In the Merismopedia glauca CCAP 1448/3 genome, one interval contains:
- a CDS encoding glycogen debranching protein — protein sequence MTIWVNEQLDPAGLLYCCIASVDEQLAKDCHESFEKNLSEAQKAMGWVARLRKVDSWDEVPVNSLKLD from the coding sequence ATGACAATTTGGGTTAACGAACAATTAGATCCGGCTGGTTTACTCTATTGCTGTATTGCATCTGTTGATGAACAATTAGCCAAAGACTGTCACGAGTCTTTTGAAAAAAATCTCAGCGAAGCGCAAAAAGCGATGGGATGGGTAGCTAGACTGAGAAAAGTGGATTCTTGGGATGAAGTTCCCGTTAATTCGCTGAAACTAGATTAA
- a CDS encoding TROVE domain-containing protein — MNYNFLFQNKGKTPQSQPIKGREAEMVQGRSGGWMFKVDIWQQLRRCLLIGTAQSTHYAGKQELTGEFVEVVRNAIAQNPKRVAHEILYASDGRAINNSAPLLALVLLSMGETPEAKQAFQSIFPKVVRTGSHFYEWLNYTKSMRGFGKIVREAGKSWLSKSNVKDLAYQLLKYQQRQGFSHRDALRLFHVKPPTEQHNELYKWVTQGWETLPQQIPSDSLAQIWWYEWLKRNPEKTHEAIKKGRLTHEMAAPVGKMDKTAWQLLFNEMPIGAMLRNLGSLTELGVLTADNRDNLKRVASVINNAEHLRKGRIHPIDVLKALKTYQSGGKLGKSQKTWQPVPRIVDILEQALELSFDTLEPTGKVFLHAVDVSGSMSYYSVSSIGLTCCEIAATMALATVKAEENYVIRGFATEFRDLKITKKDSFSDAMAKASNQNFGGTDASVAYEWAIRQKFKADIFCFWTDCESWAGNSHPSQALAEYRRKVNPHAKAVYVSLAPYNITLVDPQDPNSWDIAGFDPGTPRLIQMLASGEI, encoded by the coding sequence ATGAACTATAATTTTTTATTCCAGAATAAAGGCAAAACTCCCCAAAGCCAGCCCATAAAAGGGCGTGAAGCCGAAATGGTGCAAGGGCGTTCTGGCGGTTGGATGTTTAAAGTAGATATTTGGCAACAATTGCGCCGTTGTTTGCTAATTGGCACCGCTCAAAGCACCCATTATGCAGGGAAACAGGAATTAACAGGGGAATTTGTAGAGGTTGTGAGAAATGCGATCGCTCAAAACCCCAAACGAGTGGCTCACGAAATCCTCTATGCTAGCGATGGACGTGCCATTAACAATAGCGCACCTCTATTAGCTTTAGTGTTGCTTTCAATGGGTGAAACCCCAGAAGCAAAACAGGCTTTCCAAAGCATTTTCCCTAAAGTTGTTCGTACTGGAAGCCATTTCTATGAATGGTTGAACTACACCAAGTCTATGCGCGGTTTTGGCAAAATAGTCCGCGAAGCTGGTAAAAGTTGGCTATCTAAGAGTAATGTCAAAGACTTAGCTTACCAACTCTTGAAATATCAACAACGTCAAGGTTTCTCTCACCGAGATGCATTGCGACTATTCCACGTCAAACCACCAACAGAACAGCATAATGAATTGTATAAGTGGGTAACTCAAGGTTGGGAAACCTTACCCCAACAAATTCCTAGCGATAGCTTGGCGCAAATTTGGTGGTACGAATGGCTGAAACGGAATCCCGAAAAGACTCATGAGGCGATTAAAAAAGGTAGGCTAACTCATGAAATGGCTGCTCCCGTAGGCAAAATGGATAAGACTGCATGGCAGTTATTATTTAATGAAATGCCTATTGGTGCCATGTTGCGGAATCTTGGTTCCTTAACTGAATTGGGGGTATTAACTGCTGATAACCGCGATAACTTAAAACGAGTAGCCAGCGTTATCAATAATGCAGAACACCTACGGAAAGGACGCATCCACCCCATTGATGTTCTGAAAGCGTTAAAAACCTACCAATCTGGTGGCAAGTTAGGTAAAAGCCAAAAAACATGGCAACCCGTACCTCGGATTGTGGATATTTTAGAGCAAGCATTAGAACTCTCTTTTGATACTCTAGAACCTACAGGAAAAGTGTTTTTACACGCAGTGGATGTTTCTGGTTCGATGTCATACTACAGCGTGAGTTCCATCGGGTTAACCTGCTGTGAAATTGCGGCAACTATGGCACTAGCTACGGTTAAAGCTGAAGAAAACTATGTAATTAGAGGGTTTGCTACCGAGTTTCGCGACTTAAAGATTACTAAAAAAGATTCTTTTAGCGATGCAATGGCTAAAGCTAGCAACCAAAACTTTGGGGGAACCGATGCATCTGTAGCCTATGAATGGGCGATTCGGCAGAAATTCAAAGCTGATATTTTCTGCTTTTGGACTGATTGCGAAAGTTGGGCGGGGAATAGCCATCCCAGTCAAGCATTAGCTGAGTATCGCCGCAAGGTGAATCCTCATGCGAAGGCAGTCTACGTTTCTCTGGCTCCCTACAATATTACCCTAGTCGATCCACAAGATCCAAATTCGTGGGATATTGCAGGTTTCGATCCAGGTACGCCTAGATTAATTCAGATGTTAGCGAGTGGTGAAATATAA
- a CDS encoding type II toxin-antitoxin system HicA family toxin → MKVREILRILEEDGWYLARTKGSHRQYKPIRFS, encoded by the coding sequence ATGAAAGTCAGAGAAATATTGCGAATATTAGAAGAAGATGGTTGGTATTTAGCTAGGACTAAAGGAAGTCATCGTCAATATAAACCAATACGGTTCAGTTAA
- a CDS encoding type II toxin-antitoxin system HicA family toxin yields the protein MQYKHPLKSGTVTIAGKGSLDMPIGTLKSIWRQAQIPATQTETKPLDCPEQSLEEPNEDEN from the coding sequence TTGCAATATAAACATCCCCTTAAATCTGGAACAGTAACTATTGCAGGTAAAGGTAGTTTAGATATGCCAATTGGTACACTAAAAAGTATCTGGCGACAGGCTCAAATTCCAGCCACGCAAACGGAAACAAAACCTCTAGATTGTCCAGAGCAGTCACTGGAAGAACCAAATGAGGATGAAAATTAA
- a CDS encoding type II toxin-antitoxin system HicB family antitoxin: MRYAIVIEKGESNYGAYVPDLPGCVAVGETLTEVRRLIEEAIEMHLEDMQENQQTIPVPVSTCEYVETRCTKSTSISFSG, encoded by the coding sequence ATGCGTTATGCCATTGTGATTGAAAAAGGTGAGAGCAACTACGGCGCTTATGTACCGGATTTACCAGGATGTGTAGCCGTAGGAGAAACATTGACAGAGGTACGAAGACTAATTGAAGAAGCAATTGAAATGCATTTAGAGGATATGCAAGAAAACCAACAAACAATCCCTGTTCCAGTTTCAACTTGCGAATATGTGGAAACTAGATGCACAAAATCTACTTCAATTAGTTTTTCTGGCTAG
- a CDS encoding alpha/beta fold hydrolase, with the protein MQAIASHPTPPTNVQTFSWQWQDRLVEVVYETFGRGLPVLLLPAFSTVSTRQEMAGIAQKLASQFQVIIPDFPGFGASSRPKLDYNPDLLSQFLRDFCNYLGSEPINVVSAGHASGYAMQLGSSQPGIWSTIILVAPTWRGPLPTMGAKPEVAKVVRDVVRSPILGQFLYFLNTQPSFLKLMYSRHVFNDPSHLTDDFIQQKWQVTHQNGARYAPAAFVTGNLDPARSREEFLAWFQPLPAPTMVIIPEQAPPKSLAEMETIAELPGVESVRLSGSLGLHEEYAQEVGEAIAQFLST; encoded by the coding sequence ATGCAAGCGATCGCTTCTCACCCAACACCACCTACTAACGTACAAACCTTCTCTTGGCAATGGCAAGATCGGCTTGTAGAAGTGGTGTATGAAACTTTTGGTAGGGGACTACCTGTATTATTGCTCCCTGCCTTTAGCACCGTTTCTACCCGTCAAGAAATGGCAGGAATTGCCCAAAAATTAGCCTCTCAATTTCAAGTCATCATTCCCGATTTTCCTGGATTTGGAGCCTCATCTCGCCCCAAATTAGATTACAATCCAGATTTATTGAGTCAATTTTTACGAGATTTCTGCAATTACTTGGGTTCAGAACCAATTAATGTAGTGTCGGCTGGTCATGCAAGCGGTTACGCGATGCAACTGGGTTCTAGTCAACCAGGCATTTGGTCTACAATTATCTTGGTAGCACCCACTTGGCGCGGGCCTTTACCCACAATGGGAGCCAAGCCGGAGGTGGCTAAAGTAGTTAGAGATGTAGTGCGATCGCCCATCTTAGGTCAATTTCTCTACTTTCTCAACACTCAACCGTCTTTCCTCAAGTTGATGTACAGTCGCCATGTCTTCAACGATCCAAGCCATTTAACTGACGATTTCATTCAGCAAAAATGGCAAGTTACCCACCAAAATGGCGCTAGATATGCTCCCGCAGCTTTCGTGACTGGAAACTTAGATCCAGCTAGAAGTAGAGAAGAGTTTTTAGCTTGGTTTCAACCCCTTCCCGCACCCACAATGGTGATTATTCCGGAACAAGCACCGCCTAAATCTTTAGCGGAAATGGAAACTATCGCAGAGTTACCAGGAGTAGAAAGTGTGAGGCTTTCCGGTTCATTAGGTTTACATGAAGAGTATGCCCAGGAAGTAGGAGAAGCGATCGCTCAATTTTTATCTACCTGA
- a CDS encoding DUF433 domain-containing protein, which produces MTNTKLVDSLIQIIESLTPEESRLLQQKLQCKAIQQTAGVCGGSARIRNTRIPVWTIISFRQQGADDEELLRNYPSLTPYDLNAAWSYYLSHREEIDRQIASHQDDDLDD; this is translated from the coding sequence ATGACGAATACGAAACTAGTGGATTCTCTCATCCAAATTATCGAGTCTCTCACGCCAGAAGAAAGCAGATTGCTACAACAAAAGCTTCAATGCAAAGCAATTCAACAGACAGCAGGTGTATGCGGAGGTAGTGCGCGCATTCGTAATACGCGGATTCCAGTGTGGACGATTATTTCCTTCAGGCAGCAAGGAGCAGATGACGAGGAATTACTGAGAAATTATCCCAGTTTGACTCCATATGATCTCAATGCTGCTTGGTCATATTATTTAAGTCATAGAGAAGAAATAGATCGCCAGATCGCCTCACACCAGGATGACGATCTAGATGATTAA
- a CDS encoding DUF5615 family PIN-like protein: protein MIKLYSNENFPLDLVLLLREWGYDILTSYEAEQANLGIPDEDVLAFATEHGRVTITLNRDDFLKLHRNGAVHQGIIICKDDRDYRGQAEILHSFLQGQITLINRLIRIQKQNQPKSSGQIFIIREYFPSLNSSI, encoded by the coding sequence ATGATTAAGCTCTATTCTAATGAGAACTTCCCTTTGGATTTAGTATTGCTACTGCGCGAATGGGGATACGATATTCTGACCTCTTATGAAGCAGAACAGGCAAATCTGGGTATCCCCGATGAGGATGTACTCGCTTTTGCCACCGAACATGGACGAGTCACGATTACACTCAATCGCGATGACTTCCTGAAACTGCATCGTAACGGTGCTGTCCACCAAGGCATTATCATCTGTAAGGACGACAGAGATTATCGAGGTCAAGCAGAAATCCTACACAGTTTTTTGCAAGGGCAAATTACTCTGATTAATCGCCTGATTCGCATTCAAAAACAAAATCAACCGAAGTCGAGCGGTCAGATATTCATCATTCGAGAATACTTCCCTAGCCTGAATTCGTCAATTTAG
- a CDS encoding bifunctional sterol desaturase/short chain dehydrogenase translates to MAIAWGLGSILWAEIIRDVYHLVSHYYPPLYRQHVWHHRVFRRDLTFANPKIYQEAQWHNDFPECLVMLAFGIGLWWVCQTFTPDYQWAAALGILYTLLFLVSCIARASGSDWAREATDATHKPGAFLSPPGNWFVNRPYHWRHHFDDDKAYYCGTFTLVDKVMGTALSLKGKTIAVTGASGTLGKALLQQLHLAGAKVIALTSQSQAVKISIDGEFVDIKTINWQIGQESELASVLEKVDILVLNHGVNVYGDRTADAIAKSYQINTFSSLKLMEAFFATVRTNQDIALKEVWVNTSEAEVNPAFSPLYELTKRALGDLVTLKRLDAPCVVRKLILGPFKSDLNPVGIMSADWVAKQIVALAKRDVRNIIVTINPLTYLLFPIKEFCQSWYFRLFSQAPATLNLQVAQKNLGAIVPANNLTIDE, encoded by the coding sequence ATGGCGATCGCTTGGGGATTAGGTTCAATTCTCTGGGCAGAAATTATCAGAGACGTATATCATCTCGTTTCCCACTACTACCCACCTTTATACCGCCAGCACGTTTGGCATCATCGGGTGTTTCGCCGCGATTTGACTTTTGCTAACCCAAAGATCTACCAAGAGGCTCAATGGCATAACGATTTTCCTGAATGCTTGGTGATGCTAGCTTTTGGAATCGGATTGTGGTGGGTTTGCCAAACATTTACCCCTGATTATCAATGGGCGGCTGCTCTGGGAATTCTCTATACTCTATTATTTTTAGTTAGTTGTATTGCTCGTGCTAGCGGTAGCGATTGGGCAAGAGAAGCAACGGATGCTACCCATAAACCAGGTGCGTTCCTATCTCCTCCAGGAAATTGGTTTGTGAATCGCCCATATCACTGGCGGCATCACTTTGATGACGACAAGGCTTATTATTGCGGTACTTTCACTTTAGTAGATAAAGTTATGGGAACTGCTCTCTCTCTCAAAGGCAAAACCATAGCCGTCACGGGCGCTTCGGGAACTTTGGGTAAGGCTTTACTGCAACAGTTGCATTTAGCAGGAGCTAAAGTTATTGCTCTGACTAGTCAGTCACAAGCTGTAAAAATTAGTATTGATGGGGAATTTGTCGATATTAAGACTATTAATTGGCAAATAGGACAAGAATCTGAATTGGCTTCAGTTTTAGAAAAAGTAGATATATTAGTCCTCAACCACGGTGTTAATGTGTATGGGGATAGAACTGCTGATGCGATCGCCAAATCCTACCAAATCAACACCTTTTCTAGCCTCAAGTTGATGGAAGCCTTTTTCGCAACTGTTCGCACTAACCAAGACATTGCCCTGAAGGAAGTTTGGGTAAATACCTCAGAAGCTGAAGTAAACCCCGCTTTTAGCCCCCTATACGAGCTTACAAAACGAGCTTTGGGAGATTTAGTCACCCTGAAGCGTTTAGATGCCCCCTGTGTGGTCAGAAAGCTGATTCTAGGACCTTTTAAAAGTGACCTCAACCCAGTGGGAATTATGTCAGCCGATTGGGTAGCTAAACAAATAGTAGCTTTAGCTAAGCGGGATGTGCGTAATATCATCGTCACGATTAATCCCCTGACTTACTTACTCTTCCCTATCAAAGAGTTTTGCCAAAGTTGGTATTTTCGCCTGTTTTCTCAAGCTCCAGCTACCCTAAACTTACAAGTTGCTCAGAAAAATTTAGGTGCTATAGTACCAGCTAATAATTTAACAATCGACGAATAA
- a CDS encoding ribbon-helix-helix protein, CopG family yields MAKKETVDKVKLSLEIPVEINERLEQMAKELGSTKSDVLRRALALTEAAHQARKQNKIVGVLNQDMQLEKEFIGI; encoded by the coding sequence ATGGCTAAGAAAGAAACAGTAGACAAAGTAAAGCTCAGTTTAGAGATTCCTGTTGAGATAAATGAGCGCTTAGAACAGATGGCGAAAGAATTGGGTAGCACCAAAAGCGATGTGTTGCGTCGTGCTTTAGCGCTAACAGAAGCAGCCCATCAAGCTAGAAAGCAAAACAAAATTGTTGGGGTTTTGAACCAAGATATGCAATTAGAAAAAGAGTTTATCGGCATTTAG